A region from the Lysobacter sp. BMK333-48F3 genome encodes:
- a CDS encoding LysR family transcriptional regulator — translation MRHERLGLDDLELVRAIGAHGSLTGAVKALGLDHSSAFRRLAAVEARVGAALFRRSRRGYTPTDAGELTIAGAQRMLAESERLQRELSGRDARTEGRIRITLPDTLAPVAARMCAAFRAEQPGLRCELVIANAFLSLQQQDADVALRASALAPEGLSSRKVAAISIAAYAAKASLPARAKLLDETALVQGDWVALDESLAHLSSAQWLQGRVAEERIAMRVNTLPAALAACEAGLGRALLPCYLADASPWVRRISAPLAPVQTDLWFATHPDLRRSAKVKLLREFALRWLPGEVALA, via the coding sequence ATGCGACACGAACGCTTGGGCCTGGACGACCTGGAACTGGTGCGCGCGATCGGCGCGCACGGCAGCCTGACCGGCGCGGTCAAGGCGCTGGGGCTGGATCATTCGAGCGCGTTCCGGCGCCTGGCGGCGGTCGAGGCGCGGGTCGGCGCGGCGCTGTTCCGGCGCAGCCGGCGCGGTTACACGCCGACCGACGCGGGCGAGCTGACCATCGCCGGGGCGCAGCGCATGCTGGCCGAGAGCGAGCGCCTGCAGCGCGAGCTGTCGGGGCGCGACGCGCGCACCGAGGGCCGGATCCGGATCACCCTGCCCGACACGCTGGCGCCGGTGGCGGCGCGGATGTGCGCGGCGTTCCGCGCCGAGCAGCCGGGGCTGCGTTGCGAGTTGGTGATCGCCAATGCGTTCCTGAGCCTGCAGCAGCAGGACGCGGACGTGGCCTTGCGCGCCAGCGCGCTGGCGCCGGAGGGTTTGTCGTCGCGCAAGGTCGCGGCGATTTCGATCGCGGCGTATGCGGCCAAGGCCTCGCTGCCGGCGCGGGCGAAGCTGTTGGACGAGACGGCGTTGGTGCAGGGCGATTGGGTGGCGCTGGACGAGAGCCTGGCGCATCTGTCCTCGGCGCAGTGGTTGCAGGGGCGGGTGGCGGAGGAACGCATCGCGATGCGGGTCAATACGCTGCCGGCGGCGTTGGCGGCGTGCGAGGCGGGCTTGGGGCGGGCGTTGTTGCCGTGCTATCTGGCCGATGCCTCGCCGTGGGTGCGGCGGATTTCGGCGCCGCTGGCGCCGGTGCAGACGGATCTGTGGTTCGCCACCCATCCGGACCTGCGCCGCTCGGCGAAGGTGAAGCTGTTGCGCGAGTTCGCGCTGCGCTGGTTGCCGGGGGAGGTGGCGCTGGCGTGA
- a CDS encoding glutathione binding-like protein, whose protein sequence is MKLYFTPGTCSFAPHLAIRELGLDVELSRVRIGADPVVVADGRDFRQINPLGYVPVLELDDGRVLTEGSAMLLHLADAHPEGGLAPPAGTAERDELHRWLVFIGTELHKTFSPWLFHPEYGEQAAQVARERLFKRLAVVERHLEGRQYLLGERFGIADAYLFTVVDWVRPLKIALDDYPNIAAYLERVRARPAVAEALRREKTP, encoded by the coding sequence ATGAAACTGTACTTCACCCCCGGCACCTGCTCGTTCGCCCCGCACCTGGCGATCCGCGAACTCGGTCTCGACGTCGAACTCAGCCGGGTGCGCATCGGCGCCGACCCGGTCGTGGTCGCCGACGGCCGCGATTTCCGCCAGATCAACCCGCTCGGCTACGTGCCGGTGCTGGAGCTCGACGACGGCCGCGTCCTCACCGAAGGCTCGGCGATGCTGCTGCACCTGGCCGACGCCCATCCGGAGGGCGGCCTGGCCCCGCCCGCCGGCACCGCCGAGCGCGACGAACTGCACCGCTGGCTGGTCTTCATCGGCACCGAACTGCACAAGACCTTCAGCCCCTGGCTGTTCCACCCCGAATACGGCGAACAGGCCGCCCAGGTCGCCCGCGAGCGGTTGTTCAAGCGCCTGGCGGTGGTCGAGCGCCACCTCGAAGGCCGCCAGTACCTGCTGGGCGAGCGCTTCGGCATCGCCGACGCCTACCTGTTCACCGTCGTCGACTGGGTGCGGCCGCTGAAGATCGCGCTCGACGACTACCCCAACATCGCCGCCTACCTCGAACGCGTGCGCGCCCGCCCGGCCGTCGCCGAGGCCTTGCGCCGGGAGAAGACCCCATGA
- a CDS encoding multidrug efflux SMR transporter: MNAEMLRPGTAWTLLIAAGLIDVVWALTMKLSQGYTRLGWSVVSVISLIAFVWLLGRALTALPVGSAYAVWTGIGAAGTVLIGSVLFGEALTPMRLAGVGLVVAGIVVLRSA; this comes from the coding sequence ATGAACGCGGAAATGCTGCGCCCCGGCACGGCCTGGACCCTGCTGATCGCCGCCGGCCTGATCGACGTGGTCTGGGCGCTGACCATGAAACTGTCCCAGGGCTACACCCGCCTGGGCTGGAGCGTGGTCTCGGTGATCTCGCTGATCGCCTTCGTCTGGCTGCTCGGCCGCGCCCTGACCGCGCTGCCGGTCGGCAGCGCCTACGCTGTATGGACCGGCATCGGCGCCGCCGGCACCGTGTTGATCGGCTCGGTCCTGTTCGGCGAAGCCCTGACCCCGATGCGCCTGGCCGGCGTCGGTTTGGTGGTTGCCGGCATCGTGGTGTTGCGTAGCGCGTGA
- a CDS encoding transposase, with protein MAPIPPRPPGHAALRRGRASESGRVYFVTCVTRDRRALFADPILAHTMAEALLDRRLWPRSRLLAWVLMPDHWHGLIELGAWETLPDLMCRLKSNTARHIRFALPLACQVWAAAYHDRALRQDDCLLSAARYLVANPLRAGLVQSIGDYPYWGAVWIDGVPPHTRAAPPHRLATNPPL; from the coding sequence ATGGCCCCGATCCCGCCACGCCCACCCGGACATGCCGCGTTGCGTCGCGGCCGCGCATCCGAATCCGGCCGTGTCTATTTCGTCACCTGCGTCACCCGCGACCGCCGCGCGCTGTTCGCCGATCCCATCCTCGCCCACACCATGGCCGAGGCCTTGCTCGACCGCCGCCTCTGGCCGCGCTCGCGGCTGCTCGCCTGGGTGCTGATGCCCGACCACTGGCACGGACTGATCGAACTCGGCGCCTGGGAAACCTTGCCGGACCTGATGTGCCGGCTGAAATCCAACACCGCCCGCCACATCCGCTTCGCATTGCCGCTGGCCTGCCAGGTATGGGCCGCCGCCTACCACGACCGCGCGCTGCGCCAGGACGACTGCTTGCTAAGCGCAGCCCGTTACCTCGTCGCCAACCCACTGCGCGCCGGTCTGGTCCAAAGCATCGGCGACTACCCCTACTGGGGCGCCGTCTGGATCGACGGCGTCCCGCCCCACACCCGTGCCGCCCCACCGCACCGCCTGGCGACGAACCCACCTCTGTAG
- the aceE gene encoding pyruvate dehydrogenase (acetyl-transferring), homodimeric type, which yields MNQPLASSLHDLLQNDPDPTETQEWVESVQAVIARDGAERAHQLLEGMVEVTRRAGAHLPFQPTTEYINTIPPHLEAKSPGDAAMEWRIRSLIRWNAMAMVVRANRKPGDLGGHIASFASAATLYDVGFNHFWRAPSADHPGDLVGIQGHSSPGIYARSFLEGRISESQIDHFRMEVDGRGVSSYPHPWLMPDYWQIPTVSMGLGPISAIYQARNWKYLEGRGLMPKSDRKVWAFLGDGETDEPESLGAISVAGREGLDNLIFVINCNLQRLDGPVRGNGKIIQELEGQFRGAGWNVIKTVWGSYWDPLLARDTTGKLRQLMMETVDGEYQNCKAFGGKYTRDNFFGKYPETAALVANLSDDDIWRLNRGGHDPHKVYAAYHEAVNTKGMPTVILAKTVKGYGMGASGESLNPTHGTKKMDDEAVRLFRDRFNIPVTDEQLKDGAVPFYHPGEKSPEVEYMHERRKALGGYLPQRRRKASTSLDVPKLDAYDRLLKSTGEREISTTMSFVQALNIALRDKQVGPRLVPIVADEARTFGMEGLFRQLGIYAPHGQKYKPVDRDQLMYYREDVTGQVLEEGITEAGAFASWLAAATSYSTNDLQMLPLYIYYSMFGFQRIGDSAWQAADMRARGFLLGATAGRTTLNGEGLQHEDGHSMIQAGLIPNCRSYDPTFSYEVVTLLQHGMQRMLTEQRDEYWYLTLMNENYPHPDMPEGSADGIIKGMYLLKDAGKPKKGELRVQLMGSGTILREAIAAAELLDKDFGVTADIWSCPSFNELAREAIDAERWNRVNPEAKTPRKPYITELLDGRQGPAIAATDYIRMYPEQVRAYVPMRYTVLGTDGFGRSDTRANLRRHFEVDRYYIAHAAIAALAAEGKMTGKDVARAIKQYKIDVEKPNPLGV from the coding sequence ATGAATCAGCCGCTTGCCAGCTCTTTGCACGACCTGCTCCAGAACGATCCCGATCCGACCGAAACCCAGGAATGGGTCGAATCCGTCCAGGCCGTCATCGCCCGCGACGGCGCCGAGCGCGCCCACCAGCTGCTTGAGGGCATGGTCGAGGTGACCCGCCGCGCCGGCGCCCACCTGCCGTTCCAGCCCACCACCGAATACATCAACACCATCCCGCCGCACCTGGAGGCCAAGAGCCCCGGCGACGCCGCGATGGAATGGCGGATCCGCTCGCTGATCCGCTGGAACGCCATGGCCATGGTCGTGCGCGCCAACCGCAAGCCCGGCGACCTCGGCGGCCACATCGCCAGCTTCGCCTCGGCGGCCACCCTGTACGACGTCGGCTTCAACCACTTCTGGCGCGCGCCCTCGGCCGATCACCCCGGCGACCTGGTCGGCATCCAGGGCCACAGCTCGCCCGGCATCTACGCGCGCTCCTTCCTCGAAGGCCGCATCAGCGAATCGCAGATCGACCACTTCCGCATGGAAGTCGACGGCCGCGGCGTCAGCTCCTACCCGCACCCCTGGCTGATGCCCGATTACTGGCAGATCCCGACCGTGTCGATGGGCCTGGGCCCGATCAGCGCGATCTACCAGGCCCGCAACTGGAAGTACCTGGAAGGCCGCGGCCTGATGCCGAAGTCCGACCGCAAGGTCTGGGCCTTCCTCGGCGACGGCGAGACCGACGAACCCGAATCGCTCGGCGCGATCTCGGTCGCCGGCCGCGAAGGCCTCGACAACCTGATCTTCGTCATCAACTGCAACCTGCAGCGCCTCGACGGCCCGGTGCGCGGCAACGGCAAGATCATCCAGGAGCTGGAAGGCCAGTTCCGCGGCGCCGGCTGGAACGTCATCAAGACCGTCTGGGGCAGCTACTGGGATCCGCTGCTGGCCCGCGACACCACCGGCAAGCTGCGCCAGCTGATGATGGAAACCGTCGACGGCGAATACCAGAACTGCAAGGCCTTCGGCGGCAAGTACACCCGCGACAATTTCTTCGGCAAGTACCCGGAAACCGCCGCGCTGGTCGCCAACCTGTCCGACGACGACATCTGGCGCCTCAACCGCGGCGGCCACGACCCGCACAAGGTCTACGCCGCCTACCACGAGGCGGTGAACACCAAGGGCATGCCGACCGTGATCCTGGCCAAGACGGTCAAGGGCTACGGCATGGGCGCCTCGGGCGAATCGCTCAACCCGACCCATGGCACCAAGAAGATGGACGACGAAGCCGTCCGTCTGTTCCGCGACCGCTTCAACATCCCGGTCACCGACGAGCAGCTCAAGGACGGCGCCGTACCGTTCTACCACCCCGGCGAGAAGTCGCCGGAAGTCGAATACATGCACGAGCGCCGCAAGGCCCTCGGCGGCTACCTGCCGCAGCGCCGGCGCAAGGCCAGCACCTCGCTGGACGTGCCCAAGCTGGACGCCTACGACCGCCTGCTCAAGAGCACCGGCGAGCGCGAAATCAGCACCACGATGTCGTTCGTGCAGGCTCTGAACATCGCCCTGCGCGACAAGCAGGTCGGCCCGCGCCTGGTACCGATCGTCGCCGACGAAGCCCGCACCTTCGGCATGGAAGGCCTGTTCCGCCAGCTCGGCATCTACGCCCCGCACGGCCAGAAGTACAAGCCGGTCGACCGCGACCAGCTGATGTACTACCGCGAAGACGTCACCGGCCAGGTGCTGGAAGAAGGCATCACCGAAGCCGGCGCGTTCGCGTCCTGGCTGGCGGCCGCCACCAGCTACAGCACCAACGACCTGCAGATGCTGCCGCTGTACATCTACTACTCGATGTTCGGCTTCCAGCGCATCGGCGACAGCGCCTGGCAGGCCGCCGACATGCGCGCCCGCGGCTTCCTGCTCGGCGCCACCGCCGGCCGCACCACGCTCAACGGCGAAGGCCTGCAGCACGAAGACGGCCACAGCATGATCCAGGCCGGCCTGATCCCGAACTGCCGCAGCTACGACCCGACCTTCAGCTACGAAGTCGTGACCCTGCTCCAGCACGGCATGCAGCGCATGCTGACCGAGCAGCGCGACGAGTACTGGTACCTCACCCTGATGAACGAGAACTACCCGCACCCCGACATGCCGGAAGGCAGCGCGGACGGGATCATCAAGGGCATGTACCTGCTCAAGGACGCCGGCAAGCCCAAGAAGGGCGAACTGCGCGTCCAGCTGATGGGCAGCGGCACCATCCTGCGCGAAGCCATCGCCGCGGCCGAGTTGCTGGACAAGGACTTCGGCGTCACCGCCGACATCTGGTCCTGCCCCAGCTTCAACGAGCTGGCCCGCGAAGCCATCGACGCCGAGCGCTGGAACCGCGTCAACCCCGAAGCCAAGACCCCGCGCAAGCCCTACATCACCGAACTGCTCGACGGCCGCCAGGGCCCGGCCATCGCCGCGACCGACTACATCCGCATGTACCCGGAACAAGTCCGCGCCTACGTGCCGATGCGCTACACCGTGCTCGGCACCGACGGCTTCGGCCGCAGCGACACCCGCGCCAACCTGCGCCGCCACTTCGAAGTTGATCGGTACTACATCGCCCACGCCGCCATCGCGGCGCTGGCGGCGGAAGGCAAGATGACCGGGAAGGACGTGGCTCGGGCGATCAAGCAGTACAAGATCGATGTGGAGAAGCCGAATCCGTTGGGGGTTTGA
- a CDS encoding DUF3696 domain-containing protein, with protein sequence MKIKCIKFHGYKGFPPEKNGRGMQSFSIEPLTLVLGKNNSGKSAVARLPRLVVGGLAAEDGRAFPTEVRGLKYGNNFIDLVYDAAFYNMPYFGVVAEEEGVGELDFDVKLYIQGLFSAEDAPKIWEYEMRSPTRLRIGNPSSSANSEDRQSFKGMLPTTLGLDAWRRGASSLLDRMIHLGPIRERIATGYENEPFSALGWKGEGVPQLLRQDDQLLEDVSTWYLNNMGGWRLSLQRQNDAFNIRLSRPSSSVTVNLSQGGEGLQQVLPIVAHQLWRARSKDHFLDIVEQPELHLHSAAQAPLADLYVNSAVRGGGQVIVETNSEAVLLRVQRRVAEGVIPANMVAIYFVESDYEGSVLRRINMDANGDLDWWPEGVFDENFREVAAIRRAQRRKGGE encoded by the coding sequence ATGAAGATTAAATGCATAAAATTTCACGGATACAAAGGGTTCCCGCCGGAGAAAAATGGTCGCGGGATGCAGTCATTTTCTATTGAGCCATTAACACTCGTTTTGGGGAAAAATAACAGCGGGAAAAGCGCTGTCGCACGATTGCCGAGGCTAGTGGTTGGCGGGCTGGCTGCCGAGGATGGAAGAGCATTCCCCACGGAAGTTCGAGGCTTGAAATATGGGAATAATTTTATTGATTTAGTTTACGATGCGGCATTTTATAATATGCCGTATTTTGGTGTTGTTGCCGAAGAGGAGGGGGTGGGGGAGCTAGATTTTGATGTGAAGCTTTACATACAAGGGCTTTTCTCTGCGGAGGATGCTCCGAAAATTTGGGAGTATGAGATGAGGTCTCCGACGCGTTTACGTATTGGCAATCCTTCATCTTCCGCGAATTCCGAGGACCGGCAATCGTTTAAGGGCATGTTGCCAACAACTCTGGGCCTAGATGCATGGAGAAGGGGGGCGAGTTCTCTCTTGGATCGAATGATTCACTTAGGTCCAATTCGAGAGAGGATTGCTACCGGGTACGAAAATGAACCTTTCTCTGCATTGGGCTGGAAAGGAGAGGGGGTTCCTCAACTTTTACGGCAAGACGACCAATTGCTAGAGGATGTCTCCACTTGGTATCTAAATAATATGGGGGGGTGGAGGCTTTCTCTCCAGCGACAAAATGATGCATTCAATATTCGGCTGAGTCGGCCTTCAAGTTCCGTAACAGTGAACTTGTCTCAAGGAGGGGAGGGGCTTCAGCAGGTTCTGCCTATTGTTGCTCATCAACTTTGGAGGGCCCGGTCGAAAGATCATTTTTTAGATATCGTTGAACAGCCCGAATTGCATCTGCATTCGGCTGCGCAAGCTCCATTGGCCGATTTATATGTCAATAGTGCGGTAAGGGGGGGCGGACAGGTAATTGTGGAAACGAACTCAGAAGCTGTGTTGCTTCGTGTGCAGCGACGAGTGGCTGAAGGCGTCATCCCGGCAAACATGGTTGCCATATATTTTGTTGAGAGTGACTACGAAGGTAGCGTGCTGCGCAGGATAAATATGGATGCAAATGGTGACCTTGACTGGTGGCCAGAAGGCGTGTTTGACGAGAATTTTAGGGAGGTCGCCGCGATTCGTCGTGCTCAGCGCCGCAAGGGTGGCGAATGA
- a CDS encoding DUF262 domain-containing protein translates to MNDVSSQVPEITPQVVHLVDLLKRAKEGRLRVPRFQREYVWRRQDIVDLFDSVVRQYPIGTLFLWGAQPVPNSRENIGPLFLPKHEGEVLLVLDGQQRLTTLVGVLLADEAQWDASGDQDPGRWVLYFDAKSSGFSHAAAGEVPPIYYIPVSTLLDTVKLFAQVEIMLKSEAARDDVFDWVNKAQEVARAIQGYRIPLVEIKTNNLSVAVESFSRLNKKGRSIGQDEMFSALTYTENAASPFHLAVEIDGLQAEMVRSGFGAVDRNVLLRAVLTAANLDMYRTDWTRLGDQVKDDVRGGLPQAIDEAQKGLDLARKFLASVGVYNERMLPYSMQLVALSAFYGRCEKPTEEQVALLVRWFWSSSFAGWFGSGNPARVRRLVDEFRDRISKDPAPLVLENMDIAQHALPTPSRFDLRSARVRALLCVLFGMNPLRPDGKPLGAVGAGELLLNRGPEAMNTLCATVSDSELRTGPANRIIDVYLEGAGQAKNWVLNLADEIRGAVLLSHCIPLDAFDLLRENNNNEFLQRRMHAMIDLEVEFMKKVSVTPPASRTPALPPVDADDF, encoded by the coding sequence ATGAATGATGTCAGCAGTCAGGTGCCGGAAATCACGCCGCAAGTGGTTCACTTGGTTGACCTGCTAAAAAGAGCAAAAGAAGGTCGACTTCGTGTGCCTAGGTTTCAGCGCGAATATGTCTGGCGGCGTCAAGATATCGTAGACCTGTTCGATTCTGTCGTTCGACAGTACCCGATAGGAACTCTGTTTCTCTGGGGCGCGCAGCCCGTGCCAAATAGTAGGGAAAACATTGGTCCCTTGTTTCTCCCGAAGCACGAAGGTGAAGTTCTTCTTGTTTTGGATGGTCAACAAAGGCTGACCACTCTTGTTGGGGTGCTGCTGGCTGATGAGGCGCAATGGGACGCAAGTGGCGATCAAGACCCGGGGCGTTGGGTCTTATATTTTGATGCCAAATCAAGTGGGTTCAGTCATGCGGCGGCTGGGGAAGTGCCGCCCATTTATTATATTCCGGTGTCTACGCTGCTGGATACCGTGAAACTATTTGCCCAAGTTGAAATAATGCTGAAATCAGAGGCGGCTCGTGATGATGTCTTTGATTGGGTAAATAAGGCCCAGGAGGTGGCTCGCGCTATTCAGGGATATCGAATTCCTCTGGTTGAAATAAAAACGAATAATCTCAGTGTGGCCGTTGAGAGCTTTTCTCGATTGAATAAGAAAGGTAGGAGCATCGGTCAGGATGAGATGTTTTCAGCGCTTACGTATACAGAAAATGCTGCTAGTCCATTTCATCTGGCGGTGGAAATTGATGGTTTGCAGGCGGAAATGGTGCGATCCGGCTTCGGTGCCGTCGATCGCAATGTCTTGCTGAGAGCCGTGCTGACTGCCGCTAATTTAGATATGTATCGAACGGATTGGACTAGATTGGGTGATCAGGTTAAGGACGATGTGAGAGGTGGGCTGCCGCAGGCGATTGATGAGGCCCAGAAAGGGCTGGATCTCGCGCGTAAGTTCCTTGCTAGCGTGGGCGTGTATAACGAGCGGATGCTCCCTTATAGTATGCAGTTGGTGGCACTCTCTGCATTTTACGGTCGATGCGAGAAGCCAACGGAAGAGCAGGTGGCGTTGTTAGTTCGTTGGTTTTGGTCGTCATCATTTGCAGGGTGGTTTGGGTCAGGTAACCCTGCTCGTGTTAGGCGTCTTGTTGATGAATTTCGAGATCGTATCTCCAAAGATCCTGCACCTTTAGTACTCGAAAATATGGATATAGCGCAGCATGCACTTCCTACGCCAAGTCGATTCGATTTGCGTAGCGCTCGGGTGCGCGCCCTACTTTGCGTACTCTTCGGCATGAATCCCCTTAGGCCAGATGGAAAGCCCTTGGGGGCTGTGGGTGCTGGCGAGTTGCTGCTAAATCGGGGGCCGGAAGCTATGAATACACTTTGTGCAACCGTAAGTGACTCTGAACTCAGGACTGGTCCCGCGAATCGTATAATTGATGTGTATCTCGAGGGGGCTGGACAAGCGAAGAACTGGGTACTCAATTTAGCAGATGAGATTAGAGGGGCTGTCTTATTGAGCCATTGCATTCCTCTGGATGCATTTGATCTCCTGCGTGAGAATAACAATAACGAATTCTTGCAGCGTCGCATGCATGCGATGATTGATTTGGAGGTCGAGTTTATGAAGAAAGTATCTGTTACACCTCCGGCATCGAGAACGCCGGCATTACCTCCCGTTGATGCGGATGATTTTTGA
- a CDS encoding helix-turn-helix transcriptional regulator codes for MAQTEVDARSIFAQRLKAAREDAGLTQKELGMSVGLPQETAAVRINRYEKGVHDADLATARRIAQSLGVPLAFLYADTDVLAEAILTLGLLSKSEQRKAVADLKARLAQAGADRPQP; via the coding sequence ATGGCCCAGACCGAAGTAGACGCCCGCTCCATCTTTGCGCAGCGGCTGAAAGCAGCCAGGGAAGATGCCGGGCTCACTCAGAAGGAGCTGGGCATGTCTGTGGGGTTGCCGCAAGAAACGGCCGCGGTCCGCATCAACCGCTACGAAAAGGGCGTCCACGACGCCGATCTGGCCACCGCGCGCCGCATCGCGCAGTCGCTGGGCGTCCCGCTCGCCTTCCTCTACGCCGACACCGACGTGCTGGCCGAGGCCATCCTGACCCTGGGCCTGCTGTCAAAGTCCGAGCAGCGCAAGGCCGTGGCCGACCTCAAGGCCCGGCTGGCGCAGGCAGGAGCTGACCGTCCTCAGCCTTAA
- a CDS encoding lysozyme inhibitor LprI family protein, with translation MSEFRLHKHGGLVIALSLACGCATAARPPAVEPPPTVAVEDCFSASDIKARELCFSRMPDEEIDECERMRFLACEPYRDMYRLDQELAALQREALASVRKRFASYVDGDPAYLDDLADYLGKSAQAWSVFRDADCLLEPLAQGMSRREAENLTESCRAERTQARIGQLRGLFFPKET, from the coding sequence ATGTCAGAGTTCAGACTGCACAAGCATGGAGGGCTGGTTATCGCCTTGTCGCTGGCATGTGGTTGCGCAACTGCAGCTCGTCCTCCCGCGGTGGAACCGCCGCCGACGGTCGCGGTCGAGGACTGTTTCTCCGCCAGCGATATCAAGGCGCGAGAGCTGTGCTTCTCCAGGATGCCAGACGAAGAGATCGACGAATGCGAGCGCATGCGGTTTCTGGCCTGCGAGCCCTACCGAGACATGTATCGCCTGGACCAGGAGCTAGCGGCTTTGCAACGCGAGGCACTGGCTAGCGTGCGGAAGCGGTTCGCATCGTATGTAGACGGCGATCCGGCCTATCTGGACGATCTGGCCGACTACCTGGGAAAGTCTGCCCAAGCCTGGTCCGTGTTTCGCGACGCGGATTGCCTGCTGGAGCCGCTCGCACAAGGCATGTCGCGGCGCGAGGCAGAAAACCTGACCGAGTCCTGCCGCGCCGAGCGTACCCAGGCGCGTATCGGTCAGCTGAGAGGGCTGTTTTTCCCCAAGGAGACATAA
- a CDS encoding XVIPCD domain-containing protein: protein MALENAKLQAAIQRFAAQQGVTADQVAQLQSTIATDQDLLARLNAAAQAGQLKGFDSPSSSGAPNLVGRYDLATGMVTLPASDFQSGSVPRSDLGASLRVQAMSIEFAHGTYQDATGARQLITQDMLNNFQQAMNDSPVLAQQVKLASTVRPEPHLKHFAITSVESGLGGGYDGVSRTLTVPAVILQPGPNGRVDRDNLTFTVAHEVGHGFAHADFTKALTKFDNDVMRIAKDSNPINDYTVPIGERIQAARENEAKAQLAGWNALVSKHQQAGPVGLDDMYRASKRAHDFVEYDVTKGQAVPKQGFVLGTDMMLSETPSNVAAAGKYYFDKFPKGHAGVPVDQTATIGPHREADNINYAGKGAVSRAITLDRTFAHAVNGVEPQMHINMAQLRLDERLIERLGLAIKVRSEERQPYYDTSQTPASLRHFDHTRSGANLNQHVPLEPVVEGAPVANKPGDPTQPSHPDHQLYGQIRDLVRAQDQQHGRQWDQTSERLTASLLALSKEAGLTRVDHVVFSARTDRVAAGENVFVVQGRLDDPAHVRAHMKTEEATRTPEIASFAKVEALNDRAMQQAPALQAQQQPQDEQQSRGFGMGR from the coding sequence ATGGCCCTGGAAAACGCCAAACTGCAAGCGGCCATCCAACGTTTCGCGGCGCAGCAGGGCGTAACCGCGGATCAGGTGGCGCAACTGCAGTCGACTATCGCCACCGACCAGGACTTGCTCGCAAGGTTGAACGCTGCGGCCCAGGCGGGGCAGCTGAAAGGCTTCGACTCGCCTTCTTCTAGTGGCGCGCCGAATCTGGTCGGCCGATACGACCTCGCAACCGGTATGGTCACTTTGCCGGCATCGGACTTCCAATCCGGTTCGGTCCCGCGCTCCGATCTGGGGGCGAGCCTGCGGGTTCAAGCGATGTCGATCGAGTTCGCGCACGGGACGTATCAGGATGCTACGGGGGCGCGGCAACTGATCACTCAGGACATGCTGAACAACTTTCAGCAGGCCATGAATGATTCGCCAGTGCTGGCGCAACAAGTGAAACTTGCGTCAACGGTGCGACCCGAGCCGCATCTCAAGCATTTCGCGATCACCTCGGTCGAGTCCGGCCTGGGCGGCGGCTACGACGGCGTCAGCAGAACCTTGACGGTTCCTGCGGTGATCTTGCAGCCGGGCCCAAATGGACGGGTGGACCGCGACAACCTGACGTTTACCGTCGCCCACGAGGTCGGCCACGGGTTTGCGCATGCGGACTTTACGAAGGCTTTGACGAAGTTCGATAACGACGTCATGCGAATCGCCAAGGACTCCAATCCGATCAACGACTACACCGTTCCAATTGGCGAGCGTATCCAGGCAGCGCGGGAAAACGAGGCGAAAGCGCAGTTGGCCGGTTGGAACGCGCTGGTAAGCAAGCACCAACAGGCCGGTCCAGTCGGTCTTGACGATATGTATCGAGCCAGTAAACGTGCTCATGACTTCGTCGAGTACGACGTGACGAAGGGGCAGGCCGTTCCGAAGCAGGGTTTTGTGCTGGGCACCGACATGATGCTGTCGGAAACACCAAGCAACGTGGCTGCCGCCGGAAAGTACTACTTCGACAAGTTCCCGAAAGGCCACGCCGGTGTGCCCGTGGACCAAACCGCGACAATCGGGCCGCATCGCGAAGCGGACAACATCAATTACGCGGGCAAAGGCGCCGTCTCGCGTGCCATCACCCTGGACAGGACGTTTGCGCATGCGGTCAATGGCGTCGAGCCGCAGATGCATATCAACATGGCGCAACTACGCCTGGACGAGCGCCTGATCGAGCGACTGGGTTTGGCCATCAAGGTCAGATCGGAGGAGCGGCAGCCGTACTACGACACTAGCCAGACTCCGGCTTCGCTGCGCCATTTCGATCATACGCGCAGCGGGGCCAACCTGAACCAACATGTTCCGCTCGAACCGGTGGTCGAGGGCGCACCCGTTGCCAACAAGCCAGGTGATCCAACGCAGCCATCGCACCCGGACCACCAGTTGTACGGACAAATCCGCGATTTGGTCCGCGCCCAGGACCAGCAACACGGCCGCCAGTGGGATCAGACCAGCGAACGCCTCACCGCTAGCCTGCTGGCCCTGTCCAAAGAGGCCGGCTTGACCCGCGTCGACCACGTCGTATTCAGCGCCCGTACCGATCGCGTTGCCGCCGGCGAAAACGTCTTCGTGGTGCAAGGTCGGCTGGACGATCCGGCCCACGTCCGCGCGCATATGAAGACCGAAGAGGCCACGCGCACCCCGGAAATCGCCTCGTTCGCTAAGGTTGAGGCGCTGAACGACCGGGCCATGCAGCAGGCACCGGCTTTACAGGCGCAACAGCAGCCACAGGATGAGCAGCAGTCGCGTGGCTTCGGGATGGGGCGCTGA